Below is a window of Pseudomonadota bacterium DNA.
CCGTATAGCCGAGAATGTCACGAAATATTACCGTGCTGCGCTGGCGCGGCGGCAGCGCCAGGAAGGGACGCAACGAATCGGCAACTTCGCTACGCATGACGGCTTGCGGCACCGTCTCGGCCGCCGGCATTGTCGCGTTGAGCATGGCCTTGTCCCGTTTCTTGCCGCGCAAATAATCAAGCGTGACGTTGTGCGCAATGCGGAACAACCAAGCGCGCAAATTGGTCACTTGGTCGCCACGCTTCAACGCTTCGAACGCTTTCATACAGGCGATTTGCAAGACGTCCTCACCGTCGATCACTGAGCCGGTCATACGGCTGCAATAGCGGTGTATTTCCGGCCTGAGTTCGGGCAGAGCCTGCTCGAACGTCGTCTGCGAGATCGGCTGGGTATCCGCGTTCGCCACCTGTTATGCCACCGTCCGTCATACAAGCCGGTTACGCCATAGCTTCAGCGCCACTGCCGGTAATCGTGAAAGCGCTGGCGCCAGCTTCGGGTGCACGGCCCAAAAGATCAATCAGATGCGCACCGGCGAGTTCGGCGGTCAGCGGATGCTCCCACTGGCTCATAAATTTGTCGATCGGCATGCCGGCAGATGCGGCATAGGCGGCCGAGGCCATGTTGCCGATTTCCGTGCCAGCAATCAGTTGCTTGGGAATGATCGACATAAACCTCAAGCCGAGTTCCATGCGATCGGCCTCGCGCTGGCCGTAATTCACCAGAAAATACTGCATCCGCTTGGCCCCGGCATAACCGCCCGAAAGCGGTGAGCCAGCGAGCGATGCGCCCGACGAGAAGCTGACGAACAAGCCGCCGGCGGCGAGCGGCGCCGTCAGCGCGGCCTTGGTGAATTCGAATGCGATTTTGGTGTCGTTATTCCAGGCGGCGCTAAATTCATCCCAATCCAGTTCGTGCACCGCCGCCATCTTCGGCCGGTGGCCACCCGCCAGGATCAGCAGGTCCGGACTGAACCGCGTGAGGAGATCCTGCGCCACGCCATCCGCAGCGGCATCGGCGGCGACGGTTTCGATTTCGGGCGCGGCGGCCTTCAATTCCGCCAGCGCGGTCGCGCCGCGCGCAGCGACGGCGGTGCGGACGCCAATTTTGGCTAATGCCAACGATACTTCGCGGCCGACGCCGCTCGAGCCACCGATAACTAGGGCGCGCTGAAATTTAATGGACATGGCTGAGACCTCTCCAATTTTATGTTTCAATTACCTGTAAGACGATCGTCAGAGGCAAAAGGATTCGTCGCGAGAAAATTATTTGGTGAAAAGTTCGTCACCGCCAAAATCTGTTCCGGCGCTATGCGCTCGTATGAACCGGCGCTATGATGCGCCAATGACAA
It encodes the following:
- a CDS encoding SDR family NAD(P)-dependent oxidoreductase, translating into MSIKFQRALVIGGSSGVGREVSLALAKIGVRTAVAARGATALAELKAAAPEIETVAADAAADGVAQDLLTRFSPDLLILAGGHRPKMAAVHELDWDEFSAAWNNDTKIAFEFTKAALTAPLAAGGLFVSFSSGASLAGSPLSGGYAGAKRMQYFLVNYGQREADRMELGLRFMSIIPKQLIAGTEIGNMASAAYAASAGMPIDKFMSQWEHPLTAELAGAHLIDLLGRAPEAGASAFTITGSGAEAMA